The following are encoded in a window of Risungbinella massiliensis genomic DNA:
- the ispD gene encoding 2-C-methyl-D-erythritol 4-phosphate cytidylyltransferase — protein sequence MVLLARGGIFLPAGIVLFGKGDTTNVSVGVVIPAAGLGKRMGTKESKQFLELDGQPILLHTLFLFDQQPEITEIVLAVREEEQERVYQMVTEAGLRKVTKIVVGGKERQDSVYQGLLACETEYVLVHDAVRPFVEPERLQQLISVVREKDAAILAVPSKDTIKEVHEGVVTNTPDRAFLWNVQTPQAFRRSLLIEANHHAGQQQLAVTDDASIMEHYGHPVTVVMGNYHNIKITTTEDLIYAKAILDSRQVGEITR from the coding sequence ATGGTGTTACTAGCCCGTGGTGGGATTTTTCTACCTGCGGGCATTGTTCTGTTTGGGAAAGGGGATACAACCAACGTGAGCGTAGGGGTTGTCATTCCAGCCGCTGGACTAGGAAAGCGGATGGGGACAAAAGAGAGTAAACAGTTTCTAGAGTTAGATGGACAGCCAATATTGTTACATACTTTATTTCTGTTTGACCAACAACCTGAGATAACAGAAATTGTGCTGGCGGTTCGGGAAGAAGAACAAGAACGTGTATATCAAATGGTTACAGAAGCTGGGCTTCGAAAAGTGACAAAGATAGTAGTAGGTGGTAAGGAGAGGCAAGATAGTGTCTATCAGGGTCTATTAGCATGTGAGACGGAATATGTTCTCGTGCATGATGCAGTAAGGCCATTTGTGGAGCCTGAGCGTCTCCAACAGCTTATTTCAGTCGTTCGAGAAAAGGATGCGGCAATCCTGGCTGTTCCAAGTAAAGATACGATTAAAGAAGTGCACGAGGGAGTGGTGACCAATACACCAGATCGGGCCTTTCTTTGGAATGTTCAAACCCCTCAAGCTTTTCGCCGTTCGCTTTTGATTGAAGCTAATCATCATGCTGGGCAACAACAACTTGCTGTGACAGATGATGCTTCTATCATGGAACATTACGGTCATCCAGTAACAGTGGTGATGGGAAACTATCATAACATCAAGATCACAACCACAGAAGATCTTATCTATGCCAAAGCGATCTTGGATTCAAGACAAGTGGGGGAGATAACTAGATGA
- the ispF gene encoding 2-C-methyl-D-erythritol 2,4-cyclodiphosphate synthase translates to MIRIGQGYDVHQLVVDRPLIIGGIEIPYEKGLLGHSDADVLLHTITDAILGALALGDIGKHFPDTDPEWKGADSAKLLAAVWGMVRDRGYRLGNLDATIIAQKPKMAPHIPAMRKRIAELLDAELDQINVKATTTEQLGFTGRGEGIASMAVVLLQK, encoded by the coding sequence ATGATCAGAATTGGACAAGGTTATGACGTGCATCAGTTGGTGGTAGATCGACCGCTTATTATTGGTGGGATTGAAATTCCGTATGAGAAGGGGCTACTAGGTCACTCGGATGCGGATGTCTTGCTACACACTATTACAGATGCTATATTAGGAGCACTTGCACTAGGGGATATTGGAAAACATTTCCCAGACACAGACCCCGAATGGAAAGGTGCTGATAGTGCCAAATTGCTTGCAGCTGTTTGGGGAATGGTTCGAGATAGAGGTTACCGTCTAGGTAATTTAGACGCAACCATTATTGCTCAAAAACCAAAGATGGCTCCACATATTCCAGCAATGCGAAAGAGAATCGCGGAATTATTAGATGCTGAATTAGATCAAATCAATGTGAAAGCGACAACGACCGAGCAATTAGGTTTTACAGGACGAGGCGAAGGAATTGCATCTATGGCGGTTGTTTTGTTGCAAAAATAA
- the gltX gene encoding glutamate--tRNA ligase, which produces MDRVRTRYAPSPTGYLHIGGARTALFSFLYAKKHGGDFILRIEDTDTERNVEGAGEEQMDGLRWLGIEWDESVDIGGPYAPYRCMERLDIYQTYLNQLLAEGKAYYSYATKEEIEKEREEQLARGEAPKYSGWDRDLTAEERAKYEKEGRVPTVRLKVPSGKQLVFQDLVRGEVSFESDGIGDFVIAREDGRPTYNFAVVVDDYLMKISHIFRGEEHISNTPKQLLVYQAFGWKTPIFGHIPLILNPEGKKMSKRDGSIVQFISQYRELGFLPEAIVNFLSLLGWSPEGEEEIFSLEELCNLFGIERVSKSPAIFDTAKLKWMNNHYIKRADTERILDLALPYLEKAGRVTGDLQEGDRAWLKRLIGLYQEQLDQISDIVQLTDLFFREEMTYSEEAKQVLSEDHIPVVLAALLEKLQGKEEIQVAELQPLFKQIQKETGYKGKQLFMPIRAAVTGEVHGPDLKESISLLGVQKVLQRLQTLVDKREEVVGK; this is translated from the coding sequence ATGGATCGTGTTCGTACACGCTATGCACCAAGCCCAACAGGATACTTACATATCGGAGGAGCCAGAACCGCTCTATTTAGTTTTCTGTATGCGAAAAAGCATGGAGGAGACTTTATTTTACGGATTGAAGATACTGACACGGAGCGAAATGTAGAAGGTGCTGGAGAAGAGCAAATGGATGGTCTTCGATGGCTCGGGATTGAGTGGGACGAGTCCGTAGATATTGGTGGTCCTTATGCGCCTTATCGCTGTATGGAGCGTCTCGATATTTACCAAACTTATCTAAATCAATTGCTAGCAGAAGGAAAAGCATACTATAGCTATGCTACCAAAGAAGAAATTGAAAAAGAACGAGAAGAGCAATTAGCTCGTGGAGAAGCACCGAAATATAGTGGTTGGGATCGTGATCTCACAGCTGAAGAGCGTGCTAAGTATGAAAAAGAAGGTCGAGTTCCGACTGTACGGCTCAAAGTACCAAGTGGAAAACAATTAGTTTTTCAAGATCTAGTTCGAGGTGAAGTCTCTTTTGAATCAGATGGTATTGGAGACTTTGTGATTGCACGTGAAGATGGACGCCCTACATATAACTTTGCAGTAGTAGTGGACGACTACCTCATGAAAATTAGTCATATTTTCCGTGGGGAAGAGCATATTTCCAATACACCAAAACAATTGCTTGTTTACCAAGCCTTTGGTTGGAAAACCCCTATTTTTGGACACATTCCGCTCATTTTGAACCCGGAAGGGAAAAAGATGAGTAAACGAGATGGCTCTATCGTTCAGTTTATCAGCCAATATAGAGAGTTAGGTTTCTTACCAGAAGCGATTGTAAACTTCCTCTCCCTCCTCGGTTGGTCTCCTGAAGGAGAAGAAGAGATCTTTTCTCTAGAAGAGCTGTGTAATCTATTTGGAATAGAACGTGTTTCCAAATCTCCTGCTATTTTTGACACTGCCAAATTAAAATGGATGAACAATCACTATATCAAGAGGGCAGATACTGAGCGAATTCTAGATTTGGCACTCCCTTATCTAGAAAAGGCAGGTCGTGTAACAGGGGATCTTCAAGAAGGGGATCGTGCATGGCTAAAACGATTAATTGGTCTATATCAGGAACAATTAGATCAAATTTCGGATATTGTACAATTAACAGACCTTTTCTTCCGCGAAGAGATGACGTACTCTGAAGAAGCCAAACAAGTTTTGTCTGAGGATCATATCCCCGTGGTATTGGCGGCATTATTGGAGAAACTACAAGGAAAAGAAGAGATCCAAGTAGCAGAATTGCAACCTCTCTTTAAACAGATACAAAAAGAGACTGGCTATAAAGGGAAGCAGCTCTTTATGCCGATTCGGGCAGCTGTAACGGGTGAAGTACATGGTCCGGATCTCAAAGAGTCTATCTCATTACTAGGTGTCCAAAAAGTGCTTCAACGCCTCCAGACTCTAGTTGACAAGCGGGAAGAAGTTGTCGGAAAATAA
- the cysE gene encoding serine O-acetyltransferase: protein MSIGSKWSEWKRTIQSDIQAVFDRDPAARSMFEVVLTYSGLHAIWWHRVAHFFHKHNWKLLGRIISQTNRFFTGIEIHPGAKLGRGVFIDHGMGVVIGETCEVGNFVTIFQGVTLGGTGKEKGKRHPTIEDHVMIASGAKILGSIRVGRCAKIGAGSVVLREVPPNSTVVGVPGRVVVQDGVRVQSDLDQVNLPDPVQEMFRVMQKEIQELKQELDELKKRSIKVEDPEGGTNDEGQALQYFD, encoded by the coding sequence ATGTCTATTGGTAGCAAATGGAGTGAATGGAAGAGAACCATTCAGAGTGACATTCAAGCAGTCTTTGATCGCGATCCGGCGGCACGTAGTATGTTTGAGGTAGTGCTGACTTACTCTGGACTTCATGCCATCTGGTGGCATCGTGTAGCTCATTTTTTTCATAAACATAATTGGAAACTGCTTGGACGAATTATCTCGCAAACAAATCGTTTTTTTACAGGTATCGAAATCCATCCAGGAGCAAAATTAGGACGTGGAGTTTTTATTGATCATGGGATGGGTGTAGTGATTGGCGAAACTTGTGAAGTAGGGAATTTTGTTACGATCTTTCAAGGAGTAACGCTTGGAGGAACTGGGAAAGAAAAAGGGAAACGTCATCCTACGATTGAGGATCATGTCATGATAGCAAGTGGTGCGAAAATTCTAGGTTCTATTAGGGTAGGACGCTGCGCTAAGATTGGAGCAGGTTCTGTCGTTTTACGAGAAGTTCCCCCAAATTCGACTGTAGTTGGCGTGCCAGGACGTGTAGTAGTTCAAGATGGGGTACGAGTGCAAAGTGATCTCGATCAGGTTAATCTACCAGATCCAGTCCAAGAAATGTTCCGTGTGATGCAGAAAGAAATCCAAGAGTTAAAACAAGAATTAGACGAGCTAAAAAAACGTTCTATAAAGGTAGAAGATCCTGAAGGAGGTACAAATGATGAAGGTCAAGCTCTACAATACTTTGACTAG